The nucleotide window AAAGAAAGGAGACCTCGTGGCAGTCCCACTCAAAACCAGGAACGAGATGCTGATTGGAAAGGTTATCGGAGAATATGAGTATCGGCAGATCAGCGACTTTGTCAGGCATATCAGGAGTGTGAGCTGGCTTAAAACCCTTCTGAAAGAGGATTTCGAGGAAGAATATGATGTTGACCTCAGCTCTCCTGAGACACTTTCCCTTATAGAAGCAGGTTCTGAAAAATTTTCAGATATAACCAAGATTAAATCCCTGGGAGTCCTTCTTGAAGAGCTTAACTTTACCCTTGATGAACTTGGCTCTCTTAAAGAAAGGCTGCTTGAACTTACTTACAGGCTAGCTGAGACTGAAGAGATCTCAGAAGTCCGAGAAATCGCGGCCGAAATGGAGAAAATACTGACAGAAAAGTGAAGGAAAGAACGAGAATAAGAGAAAAAAAGGGGAGAAGGGGAAACAAAAAAAGAGAAGAAGGAGAAGAAAGTAGAAGAGAGGAGAAAAGAAAAAGAAAAAAGAGGGGAGAGAGGAAAAAAGGAAAAAGAGGGGAGAGAGGAGAAAAGAAAAAAGGAAAAAGAGGAAAGGAATGAAAAAAAGGCAGGTAAAAAAGAAGAGGAAAAAAGAGGGGAGAGAGGAGAAAAGAAAGGTAGAAAAGGAGAATGGAAGAAAAAAGAGAAGATTCTCCTCTTAACAGAGAATTTAATTAACAGTATTAACCAATAAGGTCATTGAGGTCAAGTTCAAACCCGACAACTGCGTATCCGAGGGCAAAATTGTTTATGACCTCAGGATGAAGTTCTCCAAAGACTCCGAGTTTTTTGCCTTTTACATAGACATCGGCCCGCCTACCTTCCAGGAATGCGGGATCTTCGGATTCTTTTACCTCGTAGGGAAGCATCATTTCCCTCATCAGAGCGTCTACAACTTCATAGACCTCAGTAAAGTTGGCCTGTGGGTGGATCGAGACTGCAGCTACGTGCTGGCCTGTTATTTCGTTGTTTACGACCTCTCCAAACTCAAAAATCTTTTGAGGCAATTCCCTGTGCTGGTTTAAGGCAAGAATCTCAAGGAGGTTCGGAAGCAGGGTTGTCCTGATCATTGTCTGGTCTTCGCTGATCGGGTGAAGCACATAGGTGATATCATCCGTTTTTTGCCTGCGCATATTCTCGAAGTTAATTTTTTCACTGGTAAGCGTAAACGGCATGACCTCATAGTAGCCGAGCCCTACCATTATCTCGTTCACAGGAGCGCGAAGCAAAGAAATCGGGTGAGATTTTCCTGGGGTATAAGTTTCAGGGATACTTACTTTGATGTTTTCATACCCATAACCCTTGGCAATATCTTCTACAAGGTCATAGTTATGAAGAATATCGGCCCTGTAAGCCGGGACTTTTACCTCTATGGTTTCTTCATCAAGGGCTTTTGCTCCAAAACGCATTCTCTCAAGCTGTTTAACGATTTCTTCTAAGGAGAGTTCCATACCTAAAAGGTCTTTTACTTCGGTCTTTGTAAGGAACCTGGTCTTCGGTTCAAGATCTGGCAGGATGAGTTCTCCGGAATCGGGTCTGGAAACCTTTACGAATTCTATCTGGCCGCCCCTTTCCGCAAGAGCGGTAACAACGATATTCAGGGCTGTATACACGGCTTCTCCAAGTCCGGTAACATCAATAAAGAGGTCGGTTGTGCTCTCGGTCACACTTGTAAGTGTCCCGTTAATGATAGGCGGGAAGGACAGCACATTATCATCTGAGTCCAGGATTAGAGGGTATTTTTCAAAGTCCTTTACAAGATGGGCAAACCTCGTGCCTTTTGGGTGTTTTTCCAGGATCTCGGTCATACTCATTTTATCGGTGTAGTCCAGAGGCACGAACTCGAAACTCGGATCGACAGCCATATACCTGAAAGGCGGCTTAACGTTTGAGAGGTCATGTACGCCTATGGACACTTTTTTTCTGTTTCTTCCAAGCCCCCAGTGCAGGTCTTCCTGAAGGTCCATAAGGGATTTTATGGAAGAGGATGTGAATTTTACGCCCCTTACAACCGCACACCCAAGAAAAGGCCTGATTTTCAGGATCTCCTCACTGACTGAGATGGAAACCCTGGGCGGCTTCACATCATATTCGGACAGTCCGGTCTCAAGGTCAAGAAAACCTCTCATTGCCCTGGCTGCTCCTTCCACACTGTAAAGGTCAGGCCTGTCAGGGAAAAACTCGATATCGATATATTCGGCTTCAACCCTTTCGACATCTGCCCCTATCATTGGCACCCTTTTTATGATGGTCTCCTTATCGGTTCCTGTAAGTTTCTCGAGGTCGTCGTACTGTAAGGTAATTACTGGCATTGGTGGTTCATCTCATCTTTTGCTCGCTAACTTAACCCAAAACATACTCAACTTCAGATTTAATGTTTTTGTTTGAGGCGGTGTTTATAGAACTTCAGTGTAGGTCCTGAAACTCTGGAAAGCCTGCAGGCTGAAAACTCGAATGAGTTCACAAGTATGAGGTCGAATCTATTCCAGATTTCTTCATAAAACAGGACAATAGAATATCTTGTCAACCAGAGTTATGTAGCAGTTCCGTAACTAAAAATAAGTACTTTTTACTTTATAATCCAGATAGGCAATTCTTCCGAAATTCAGGTGTAAATTATCCTTATAGCTAATACTTATTCCAACTATAAAATTAAACATATTTTTGAGCCCACACGCCAGAACCAACTTTGCAGGTCTGAAAATTGTAAGAAATTAACTCGAGATACCTGGAACATCAACTTTCTGGGTATTAATACTGCTGTCTTGACTGTTAGATCAAAACAGTTACTTTTTATACTTTTTAGTTTAATTTAAGATTAAAAGTCCAATATTGTGATATATATTGAAATAAGTTTATACATGTGCTAAAATGTTTTTAATATTATTATAACGAGTCAATAAACTAACCAAGCATAGAGAATAGTGGAATACTTGAATAGGAACTATTCACTTGAGGAACTGTTCACTTGAGGATTTATTCGCTTGATATATGTAGTCAAGTCACAAACACCGTGATTTCAATTTCAGTAATAGACGGCTAAAGAAAGTAATGCTATAATTTTTCAGTTAACTGCAGAGTCTTAAAGCAAGGTAAACGGATGCACTGGGTGAGTTGAGGATGGAACAGACTTTTGACGAATTCCTTGATTATTGCTATAGCAAGATTTTAGGTAGATTTCCTGATAATGAAGGAAGAGAACATTATATCAAATTACTGAATAATGGCATACCGAAACACGAAATCTTAATATCTCTTTTGAATTCTGATGAATATGCTGAACGCGTAAAGTACATTATGAGTCCTACAATCAAATTCGCTCCTCCAGGACATTTTTACTCTCCATTACCAGATCTGGATAATATTTTGAATTTATATCAAAAAATCGACAAATCACGGAACCCGACTGGAATTGAGATTAATGGTGATAGGCAGATAGAATTACTAAAAAAGTTTCAAAAATATATTTCCGTAATCCCATTTGGGGATGGTTTCAAGCAGAATAATACCAGATACTTTTTTAACGGCAATGAATGGTATAGTTACGGTGATGCAATCGTTTTATTTTGCATGATCAATTACTTTAAACCAGAACGACTTATCGAAGTAGGATCAGGTTATTCATCACTTGTTACTCTGGACACCTGCGAATTGTTAAATCTTAAAACCAGAATAACATTTATCGAGCCTTATCCAGATCTGATTTTAAGTATATTGTCTGACCGAGACGACCCTGAAAATCTTCTTTTAAGAAAAAAGGTTCAAACAGTGAATATATCTCTTTTTGAAGATCTGAACAGCGGAGACATTCTATTTATAGATAGCTCACATGTTGTGAAGTTCGGGAGCGATGTTCTTTTTATTCTTACCGAAGTACTTCCACGTCTGAAACCCGGTGTGATTATCCATTTTCACGATATCTTCTGGCCGTTTGAATATCCTCTTGAATGGCTGGAACAGGGTTTTGCATGGAATGAGGCATACTTTTTAAAAACATTGCTTATAAATAATAAAAATTATGAAATATTATATTTTAATGATTATATGGGACAAATGTATCATAATCTGGTTAAGGAATATATGCCGCTCGCATTGAAAAATTTTGGTTGCGGAATCTGGTTAAAGAAACTCGAGTCTTAATCTTCTTTAAGTCTTAATCTTCTTTAAGTCTTAATCTTCTTTGGGTCTTAATCTTCTGTTGTTTGGATAAGTATGTAACGCAGCAATTTATATAAATTGTTGACAGTTTTAGTTTTGAGTTGAACCTTGAAGACCTGAAGGGACTTTACTAAGATTGATATCTCTTCAGGCTGTCTCAAAACTACATTTAATTATACCAATGGGTTAGAAAATTCAACTTCAAAGTAAGTATATACGTTTCAGAATAATTTACGGTAAATACTTTTAACAGTCGATAATATTAATTACTCAATTTAGAAACGAGTTAAGTTTCGAACCTGTGAACACTTTTGTAAATGAATTCTCATTTTTCACAGGTTTTGTAGAGTAAACTATACCTTTACCTACCTTTATAAATAGTAAAAGTTCTCTTCCTTCAAATAAGGAGACAGCCGAAAAATGATGATCGCAGGAATTGATGAAGCCGGAAAAGGTCCCGTAATCGGGCCCATGTGCATAGGAGGCGTAATAATTGAGGAATCCAGAGCCCATGTCCTCAAAGTGCTCGGGGTTGCGGACTCCAAGAAACTGACGCCAAAAAAGCGAGAACAGCTTTCATCCCAGATTAAAAAACACGCAGCCGGCTTTTTTATTCTTGAGGTCAGTCCTTCCCAGATTGACGAGCTTCGGAAGATTATGACAATGAACGAAATCATGGTAGTCTGTTTTTCAAAAGTACTTGAACAGCTAAAGCCTGACATCGTATATGTCGATGCCGCTGATGTCAACGCCGAACGTTTTGCGGTCAATCTCCGCAGGCAGTACGCAAAAACCAGCCCTGACCACGCAAAGGAAATAGAGATAGTTTCCATGCATCAGGCCGATGCTATTTATCCCACAGTCTCGGCAGCTTCTATTATTGCAAAGGTGCACAGGGATGAGCTGATAGAAGAACTCAAGAAAGAATGGGGTCTCGACTTTGGAAGCGGTTACCCCTCAGACCCGAAGACAAAAGAGTTCCTGTTAAACTGGGGAAAAGAGCATTCAGGAGAGTTTCCCGGAATAGTCAGGCAGTCCTGGCAGACTGTAGAAAATATCAGGGAAGAACTGAAAAAAACCGAACTGAAATAAGTGTCGAGAAACTACAAAGAAGAGCTGAAAATAGAAAGATTACAGAGAGTACTCTTAAAGACATCACTTTATGAAGAGAATAAGTTAAAAGAAAAAAATCAAAGTGAGAAACATTGAAAAGAAAAAATCAAAGTGGAGAACGTTAAAAAAGGAAAGTAAAAGTAAAATATATTAAAAAGAGAAAATAAAAGTAAAACGTATTAAAAAGAGATAATTAAAATAAAAAAATATTGAAAAAAGATGTTCAAAGTGAAAAAATATTAAAGGGAAAAAAGTCGTTTTTTTTAAGATCCTACCAGCAAAATTTAGCACATCTCTTTACTGGATCACTCTTTAAGATCTCCTATGTAATTACTACTTATATTTCATTGGTTACCTGATTGTTGATCACCTGAGGAAACGTTATTTGCCAGAGGCATGTAATCTATGCTTCCTGTTGTCTGGTTAACAACATAAGGAGTGTCACCTATACCGTTTCCATCAGCATCCGTCCCATTATAATCATTCCACTTATTGCCTGCTGAACTGCTGTTCCAGGAGTTCGTTCCTTCATCCACGGCATTGATGAAATTGAAGAACTTATTGAGGGAAATATTATTACCGGTAGGTCCTCCAAGGTACATTCCAAGACCATTCATGTACAGGCTGTTATTGGTCAGAACATTAGATTCTGCCATATTCTCAAAGACTACTCCATAACTGTTTCTTGAAATGGAGTTGTCTGCAAGCCTATTAGTTTTTGAAGTGGCAAGGCGAATTCCTACATCGTTTGATTCTGCAGTGTTATTCATGAGAGTGTTATTAGTAGAATTATCCAGCCGGATTCCCTCGTCATTTGCCTCTACCAAGTTGTTTGACAACTTATTTTCGTTTGATCCTGAGAGAATGATTCCGGCAGAGCCAAGGGTTATCTTATTATTGTCAAGGAAATTTCTTTGGGAATTATTGAGGCCGATGCCAACATCATTCAACATCAGGGTATTGTTACTTAAGGTACAGTTCTGCACACCTTCAAGTAAAAGCCCCACTTCCTGATAAGCATCAATCCCCGATGGACCTCCCATAATATGGAAACCGGTTATTTTCACGTTATTTGATTTAATACTGAAGACGTCATTTGAAGGAACTGCGCCTATTACATAGGTACGGTTCGTCCTGTCGCCAGAAATATCAGTTTTCGAGACAATTGTAACTTCTTTAGTCACATTTACATTTTCTATGTATATGCCAGGGCTTACAATAATTGTATCCCCATTCTGTGCATTATTAACAGCTTCCTGAATAAAAGTATAATTTTCTCCCCCGCCAACGCCTACGGTAAAGTCCGCAGCTTCTGCCTGAGTAACTGTTGCCCCAAGTACAAGGAGGA belongs to Methanosarcina barkeri 3 and includes:
- the pheT gene encoding phenylalanine--tRNA ligase subunit beta; the encoded protein is MPVITLQYDDLEKLTGTDKETIIKRVPMIGADVERVEAEYIDIEFFPDRPDLYSVEGAARAMRGFLDLETGLSEYDVKPPRVSISVSEEILKIRPFLGCAVVRGVKFTSSSIKSLMDLQEDLHWGLGRNRKKVSIGVHDLSNVKPPFRYMAVDPSFEFVPLDYTDKMSMTEILEKHPKGTRFAHLVKDFEKYPLILDSDDNVLSFPPIINGTLTSVTESTTDLFIDVTGLGEAVYTALNIVVTALAERGGQIEFVKVSRPDSGELILPDLEPKTRFLTKTEVKDLLGMELSLEEIVKQLERMRFGAKALDEETIEVKVPAYRADILHNYDLVEDIAKGYGYENIKVSIPETYTPGKSHPISLLRAPVNEIMVGLGYYEVMPFTLTSEKINFENMRRQKTDDITYVLHPISEDQTMIRTTLLPNLLEILALNQHRELPQKIFEFGEVVNNEITGQHVAAVSIHPQANFTEVYEVVDALMREMMLPYEVKESEDPAFLEGRRADVYVKGKKLGVFGELHPEVINNFALGYAVVGFELDLNDLIG
- a CDS encoding restriction endonuclease, which translates into the protein MRFWLLKAAGTLEDEELFLEYSVITIGWAELSDLSSIRNEAQVKRIMLEKYPGMQDERSSAWAGEIYSFITKIKKGDLVAVPLKTRNEMLIGKVIGEYEYRQISDFVRHIRSVSWLKTLLKEDFEEEYDVDLSSPETLSLIEAGSEKFSDITKIKSLGVLLEELNFTLDELGSLKERLLELTYRLAETEEISEVREIAAEMEKILTEK
- a CDS encoding nitrous oxide reductase family maturation protein NosD; the encoded protein is MKRKSIQNICVIFLLVLGATVTQAEAADFTVGVGGGENYTFIQEAVNNAQNGDTIIVSPGIYIENVNVTKEVTIVSKTDISGDRTNRTYVIGAVPSNDVFSIKSNNVKITGFHIMGGPSGIDAYQEVGLLLEGVQNCTLSNNTLMLNDVGIGLNNSQRNFLDNNKITLGSAGIILSGSNENKLSNNLVEANDEGIRLDNSTNNTLMNNTAESNDVGIRLATSKTNRLADNSISRNSYGVVFENMAESNVLTNNSLYMNGLGMYLGGPTGNNISLNKFFNFINAVDEGTNSWNSSSAGNKWNDYNGTDADGNGIGDTPYVVNQTTGSIDYMPLANNVSSGDQQSGNQ
- a CDS encoding class I SAM-dependent methyltransferase; this translates as MEQTFDEFLDYCYSKILGRFPDNEGREHYIKLLNNGIPKHEILISLLNSDEYAERVKYIMSPTIKFAPPGHFYSPLPDLDNILNLYQKIDKSRNPTGIEINGDRQIELLKKFQKYISVIPFGDGFKQNNTRYFFNGNEWYSYGDAIVLFCMINYFKPERLIEVGSGYSSLVTLDTCELLNLKTRITFIEPYPDLILSILSDRDDPENLLLRKKVQTVNISLFEDLNSGDILFIDSSHVVKFGSDVLFILTEVLPRLKPGVIIHFHDIFWPFEYPLEWLEQGFAWNEAYFLKTLLINNKNYEILYFNDYMGQMYHNLVKEYMPLALKNFGCGIWLKKLES
- the rnhB gene encoding ribonuclease HII, translated to MMIAGIDEAGKGPVIGPMCIGGVIIEESRAHVLKVLGVADSKKLTPKKREQLSSQIKKHAAGFFILEVSPSQIDELRKIMTMNEIMVVCFSKVLEQLKPDIVYVDAADVNAERFAVNLRRQYAKTSPDHAKEIEIVSMHQADAIYPTVSAASIIAKVHRDELIEELKKEWGLDFGSGYPSDPKTKEFLLNWGKEHSGEFPGIVRQSWQTVENIREELKKTELK